In Deltaproteobacteria bacterium, the DNA window TGACGTCAAGTCCTCATGGCCTTTATGCCCAGGGCTACACACGTGCTACAATGGGAGGCACAAAGCGTTGCTAACTCGCAAGAGCATGCTAATCGCAAAAAACCTCTCTCAGTTCGGATTGGAGTCTGCAATTCGACTCCATGAAGTTGGAATCGCTAGTAATCGCGGATCAGCATGCCGCGGTGAATACGTTCCCGGGCCTTGTACACACCGCCCGTCACACCATGGGAGTTGGTTGTACCGGAAAACGTTGAGCTAACCTTCGGGAGGCAGGCGTTTATGGTACGGCTAGTGACTGGGGTGAAGTCGTAACAAGGTAGCCGTTGCGGAAGCAGTGGCTGGATCACCTCCTTTAAGGGAGTTGCCTTATGAATATGCGCTTAGTTTTATCTAATTGCTGCCATAAGGCTACCCTAAATAATTAGGGAGATTGTCAGTTGTGATGATCGCTCATTTAAAAACATTTTTATTCGGTAGTTTTATCTCTACGATTCACATTTGTTTAAGTGTAATTCTCTTGCCGCTGTTTAAGCGGCTAGACTACTCAGCCTAGTTTTGAGAGACCGGGCTTTTGGCCCACTCAGGGCGACAGTTGGTCGACTGGGTTGTTCTTTGAAGATTTGAATATTGGTAGACGAAGCGAAACTGAGAAAAAGTTTCTCAAGTGAATAAAGATCTCTACAGAATCGAAGAGGTAGAACGTTAGTTTTGTTCTGCCTTGGGCGATTTAAGGCAAAAGATTTTTGAGAAAAGATTAAGTTACTAAGGGCACACGGAGGATGCCTTGGCGCTAAGAGGCGATGAAGGACGCGATATAGCTGCGATAATCTTCGGGGAGCTGCTAAATAAGCTACGATCCGGAGGTTTCCGAATGAGGAAACTCAACTGGCCAAAAGCCAGTTACTTCTCGACCTCTCTTCGGAGGGGGCGGAAGGGCGAACCAGGAGAACTGAAACATCTAAGTATCCTGAGGAAGAGAAATCAAAAGAGATTCCCGTAGTAGCGGTGAGCGAACTGGGAATAGCCTAAACCGTTTGAACCTCGGTTCGAACGGGGTTGTAGGACATGCAATAAAGCCGACCGAAGTTGATAGTTGAAATGAGCTGGAAAGCTCTGCCACAGAGGGTGATAGCCCCGTAAGCAAAATTGGCAATGGCGGTGAGTATGTTCCTGAGTACAGCGGGCCACGTGGAATCCTGCTGGAAGCTGGGTGGACCATCATCCAAGGCTAAATACTACTTGGCGACCGATAGCGAACTAGTACCGTGAGGGAAAGGTGAAAAGAACCCCGATGAGGGGAATGAAATAGTACCTGAAACCGTGTGTCTACAAACAGTGGAACCACTATGTTATTCTGTAACAGTGGAACTGCGTACCTCTTGTATCATGGGTCAGTGAGTTGCGCCTCTGTGGCAAGGTTAAGTCGATAAGATGGAGCCGTAGCGAAAGCGAGTTTTAACTGAGCGTTTCAGTCACAGGGGGCAGACCCGAAGCCAGGTGATCTATTCATGGCCAGGATGAAGCTGGGGTAACACCTAGTGGAGGTCCGAACCGGGTAATGTTGAAAAATTATCGGATGAGCTGTGAATAGGGGTGAAAGGCTAATCAAACCTGGAGATAGCTGGTTCTCCTCGAAATATATTTAGGTATAGCGTCGTGTATATGCAACGGGGGTAGAGCACTGAATAGGCTAGGGGGCCTACCAGCCTACCAAACCTAACTAGACTCCGAATACCGTTGTAGTCGAGCACGGCAGTCAGCTCGCGGGTGATAAGGTCCGCGGACGAAAGGGAAAGAACCCGGACCGCCAGCTAAGGTCCCAAAATCAATGCTAAGTGTCAAAGGATGTGAGAACACATTGACAGCCAGGAGGTTGGCTTAGAAGCAGCCATCCTTTAAAGAAAGCGTAACAGCTCACTGGTTAAGTGCGCTCGTGCCGAAAATGTAACGGGGCTCAAGCATTGTACCGAAGCTGCGGATCTGCCCGCCTTTTTTAAGTTCATTAAATTTAAATAGTGAGTTTAAATAAGGCGGGCAAGATGGTAGAGGAGCGTTGTTAGCGGGTTGAAGCGTGACTGTAAGGACGCGTGGACTGCTAACAAGTGATTATGCTGACATGAGTAACGATAAACAGGGTGAAAAACCCTGTCGCCGAAAGCCCAAGGTTTCCTGAGCCAGGGTCATCCGCTCAGGGTTAGTCGGGTCCTAAGCCGAGGCCGAATGGCGTAGGTGATGGAAAACGGGTTAATATTCCCGTACCAGGATTTTACTTCGTACGATGAGGGGACGGAGAAGGGTAGGTCTACCGGGTGATGGATGTCCCGGGGAAAGCATGTAGGCAGGTGAAGCAGGAAAATCCGCTTTGCCATATATGCCGAGGTGCGAGACAATCTGAGGCCTCGGCCAAGGAGAAGTGATTGATCCCACGCTTCCGAGAAAAGCCTCTAAGTCTGTGAAATTCTGTCCGTACCGCAAACCGACTCTGGTGGGCGAGTAGAGAATACTAAGGCGCTTGAGAGAACCCTGGTTAAGGAACTAGGCAAATTACTGTCGTAACTTCGGGAGAAGGCAGGCCTCCTTAGGGTGAGGGACCTCGCGTCCTAAGCTCGAAGAGGTCGCAGAGAGCAGGGGGTAGCGACTGTTTACTAAAAACACAGGACTCTGCTAACTCGTAAGAGGATGTATAGGGTCTGACGCCTGCCCGGTGCCGGAAGGTTAAGGGGATTTGTCAACGCTTCGGCGTGAAGCATTGAACCGAAGCCCCGGTGAACGGCGGCCGTAACTATAAAATTAAGTAAACAATGTCTCGACGAACGTTGAGGCAGGACAGTTGTAGTTACGAAAAAAAATCTGGCTATATGCTGGAAAATCCGGTGTATCCAACGGTACTTTGGAATAGATAATTGTTATTTAATTATTTACCATATAGTAATAATCTGTTTGGTGCGGATAATCAGCAGGAAAGACTTAAGGTCTTTGTTAGAGTGTTGTTTTATGTTGAATGTCAATATGATTCCCGCGCGGATTGGGTATTATCTCGCTGGCTTTGCTGATGGAGAGGGGAGTTTTAATGTGTCCTTTCGTCAGCGCGAAGATTATTGTTGTCCCTGGAAAGTATCCTTGTGCTTCAATATATCGCAGCGTGATAAAGTTATTCTTGCGCTATTTAAAAGGCATTTGCAGTGTGGCACCATGAGGGTGCGCAGCGATGGTGTTTGGTACTACGAAGTTAATAATTTAGTATCCATTACCGAGAATGTAGTGCCATTTTTTCGAAAATTCTCGTTTCTTTCGGCAAAGAAAAAGCGAGATTTTGCGAAATTTAGACAACTAGTGGAAATTATGTTGGATAAAAGACATCTTACGCGAGAAGGAGTGGAGGAGATTCTATCAATTAGGAGAGATATGAATGACGGTGGAAAGCGTAAATATTCGGATCAAGAAATTCTAGCAAGATTTTAGGAATCCTCAGAGACTATACGCCAGACTCTTGGAAAGCCAAGAAGATGATATAGTCCGAACTTCATAGCGATATGAAGAGCTAAGCGGAAACGATTTAGCCCCTTATTGGTTTGCTATTAAGCGCTAATGAGGAGTAACAAATAAGAACGGTCCTAAGGTGAATATCGTTGCCTTAGTAAAACCAAACTATATGCGGGAACACCCTCGCACAGCCGTAAGGTACTCGTCAGTTTGTTATGACTGGCAGTAAAAATCCTACGGACAAGGGGGCAATCCGCAGGGAAGGCCCGTAATGAACGGGAACCCTCAGAGACTTTACGTTTGGGATTGGTCCTAATCGAGGCCAATTAAGATAAAGTCCGACCTTATTGGAAACAATATAGGAGTGAATCGAGCGAAATTCCTTGTCGGGTAAGTTCCGACCTGCACGAATGGCGTAACGACTTCCCCACTGTCTCGACCAGGGACTCAGTGAAATTGAATTCTGCGTGAAGATGCGCAGTACCCGCGGCAAGACGGAAAGACCCCGTGGACCTTTACTATAGCTTGGCGCTGAGCCCGGGAATTGCATGTGTAGGATAGGTGGGAGACAGCGAAGTAGGGACGCTAGTCCTTATGGAGTCACCCTTGAAATACCACCCTTGTAGTTCCTTGGTTCTAACATACTCAGGTGAATCCCTGAGATGGACCGCGTCTGGTGGGTAGTTTGACTGGGGCGGTCGCCTCCCAAAGAGTAACGGAGGCGCACAATGGTGGGCTCAGGCTGATTGGAAACCAGCCGTCGAGTGTAAAGGCAAAAGCCCGCTTAACTGCGAGAGCGACGGCTCGAGCAGGTACGAAAGTAGGTCTTAGTGATCCGGTGGTTCTTTATGGAAGGGCCATCGCTCAACGGATAAAAGGTACCCCGGGGATAACAGGCTTATCTCCCCCAAGAGTTCACATCGACGGGGAGGTTTGGCACCTCGATGTCGGCTCGTCACATCCTGGGGCTGGAGTAGGTCCCAAGGGTTGGGCTGTTCGCCCATTAAAGTGGCACGCGAGCTGGGTTTAGAACGTCGTGAGACAGTTCGGTCCCTATCTGCCGTGGGCGCAGGAGAATTGAAGGAAGCTGTTCCTAGTACGAGAGGACCGGAACGGACGTGCCTCTAGTGTACCTGTTGTTCTGCCAAGAGCATAGCAGGGTAGCCATGCACGGAAGGGATAACCGCTGAAAGCATCTAAGCGGGAAGCCCTACCTAAGATTAGTTCTCCCTTTTGTTCGGCATTTCCTTTGGGAATGTCGACGATCTAAAGGCCCGTTCAAGACCAGAACGTTGATAGGCCGGGTGTGTAATCGCAGCAATGCGTTTAGCTTACCGGTACTAATTGGCCGTGAGTCTTAATCTTTTCTCTTTTTTTTTTTACTTTGCGCTGTTTATGAGAGACTTTTAGGCAATAGTCTGTTATACTACAAAGCTAATGGGCTTTTGGCCGCAGTTTCGCTTCGTTCTACTTTTGTTTAACGATTTTTTCCTGGTGGCCATAGCAGAGAGGAAACACCTGATCCCATTCCGAACTCAGCAGTTAAGCTCTCTAGCGCCGATGATACTACTGTTTGGTGGGAAAGTAGGACGCTGCCAGGAATTTTTTTATCTCTTCTGAGTGACTCAGTTCTAGAAGTTGATGTGGGTCGTTTAGGGGAGATTTTTTTGTGAGTTGGCTATAATTGATTGAGAAAAGACAAGTGAATATATACGTTGGAAATTTATCTTATGAGGTGGTGGATGGGGATTTGGAAAAGGCATTCTCGGCATTTGGCACTGTAGTGTCAGCTAAAGTAATAAGCGATAAGTATACAGGCAAATCTCGCGGGTTTGGATTTGTCGAGATGGGCTCTGGGCCGGAGGGCGAGGAGGCTATTGAGAGACTTAATGGCTCCGAGCTTAAAGGCAGGGCAATCGTTGTGAATGAGGCTCGGCCTAAGAGTGAATCTGGTGGAGGAGAAAGGCGCGGTGGTGGTGGAAATCGAGGCGGCGGTGGACGTGGGCGTGGTGGTAGAGATAGCAGGGATTCAGGTCGTCGAGACAACTGGTAAAGAGCCTAATTGTGCATTGCAATGTTGGGAATGCTAAGAAAAGCATTCCCAATTTCAATTTTTCGCTTCTTTCATAATTCTGCATCGAGCAGAAGAAGGTAATTTTCTTCTCCTACTCCTCCCTTTTAAGGCCTAAGCAGAGGTGCCATTACCTGTGTCGCGCCTTAGATTTTTTAGCTACTATGCTAACGGCGAACAGCGAACACATTGATGGGGGTTAGTTTGTAAACATGTCGCTTGTTTTTGAATGGGACGAAAATAAGGCTCGCTTTAATGTTCGAAAACATGGTGTTTCATTTGAACTAGCGGCAACGGTGTTTGGAGATCCATTTGCGCTGACAATCTATGATAAGAACAACTCCCAGAATGAGGATAGATATGTTACAATTG includes these proteins:
- a CDS encoding RNA-binding protein, which gives rise to MNIYVGNLSYEVVDGDLEKAFSAFGTVVSAKVISDKYTGKSRGFGFVEMGSGPEGEEAIERLNGSELKGRAIVVNEARPKSESGGGERRGGGGNRGGGGRGRGGRDSRDSGRRDNW
- a CDS encoding BrnT family toxin, which gives rise to MSLVFEWDENKARFNVRKHGVSFELAATVFGDPFALTIYDKNNSQNEDRYVTIGLSVIGLVVVVCHTDRANKIRIISARKATSKEKRQYEEGI